The Rickettsia typhi str. Wilmington sequence TAATTTATTATCTTTTGCTTTCTTGATTAATATTTTCATTTCGTGCGATAATTCTATAATATTTTTTTTATTAGCATCTTTAATTATCGGTGTAACAATACCATTCTCGATTGCTACCGCCACTGAAATATCGACATTATTGTAATATCTAATCGCATCTTCTGCCCAGCTAGCATTAGCATTTGGCACTTCTTGTAAAGCTTTAGCTACCGCTAAAATGATAAAATCATTAACTGATATCTTTGTTAATTTATCTTCAGAAAAAGATTTATTAATGTCTTCCCTTATATCTAATAATTTATCAACATTACATTCTATAGATAAATAAAAATGTGGAACTGTTTGCTTCGATTCAAGCAAACGCTTAGCTATAATCTGTCGGATATTATTATTTGGTACTGAACGATATTCTTCAGTATCTCTGTTATAAGCAGTGCTAGGAGAATATGATAATATATCTTGTTTGACTATTCTACCGTGCGGTCCACTACCTTGCACACTCTCAAGTCTAATATTTCTAATTTTTGCAAGCCTTTTTGCAAGTGGTGAGGCAAATATTTTACTAAGATCATGTTTTACAACCTCTACATTAGTTATGCTCTCATTTGCTTTCTTAAGAGTAGTATCTGTTTTGAGCGATAGTGATACACTATTATTTTTTGCAATAAACGCATCAATATCTGCTGTACTTTCTCCTTCTTCACTTAACACTGCAATTAAAGAGTTCACAGGTACATTTTGACTATTTTGTGGAATAATTATTTTAGCAAGTATACCTTCATCTACTGATTC is a genomic window containing:
- a CDS encoding pyruvate dehydrogenase complex dihydrolipoamide acetyltransferase, with the protein product MPIKILMPALSPTMKDGNLARWLKKEGDKVNPGEVIAEIETDKATMEVESVDEGILAKIIIPQNSQNVPVNSLIAVLSEEGESTADIDAFIAKNNSVSLSLKTDTTLKKANESITNVEVVKHDLSKIFASPLAKRLAKIRNIRLESVQGSGPHGRIVKQDILSYSPSTAYNRDTEEYRSVPNNNIRQIIAKRLLESKQTVPHFYLSIECNVDKLLDIREDINKSFSEDKLTKISVNDFIILAVAKALQEVPNANASWAEDAIRYYNNVDISVAVAIENGIVTPIIKDANKKNIIELSHEMKILIKKAKDNKLTPVEFQGGGFTISNLGMYGIKNFNAIINTPQSCIMGVGASTKRAIVKNDQIIIATIMDVTLSADHRVIDGAVSAEFLASFKRFIEHPVLMLI